One genomic region from Curtobacterium sp. 9128 encodes:
- the otsA gene encoding alpha,alpha-trehalose-phosphate synthase (UDP-forming), whose translation MPAPHSSSAKYSFVVASNRLPVDRVVDDEGNEGWRHSPGGLVTALEPVMRANDGAWVGWVGQPDVEVDPFDNEGIHIVPVPLSTSEVEEYYEGFSNDTLWPLYHDVIEHPSYHRDWWNSYKGVNKRFAEQIAEIVEQDGIVWVQDYQLQLVPALLRELRPDLTIGFFNHIPFPPVGIYAQLPWRAQILDGLLGADVIGFQRHDDASDFLRAVRHIKGYTTKGSTIDVPVDDPNAPRSRKGVTVRHVEARHFPISIDAESFEEIARRPEVQERAREIRQGLGNPKTVLLGVDRLDYTKGIRHRIKAFGELIQDGRVKVEDATLVQVASPSRERVDTYRMLRDEIELSVGRLNGDLGTITHQPISYLHHGYPREEMVALYLAADIMLVTALRDGMNLVAKEYVATRFDNDGVLILSEFAGAADELKQAVIINPHDIGALKDSIQRAIEMPKRERSTRMRALRKRVRDNDVARWSRSFLEALDRHAPRNARIDPTGAERHREAQTDNMSIFDQDAQTARAAEDTREARDA comes from the coding sequence GTGCCAGCACCCCACAGCTCTTCCGCCAAGTACTCCTTCGTCGTCGCCTCCAACCGCCTGCCCGTCGACCGCGTCGTGGACGACGAGGGCAACGAGGGCTGGCGGCACTCGCCCGGCGGGCTCGTGACGGCGCTCGAGCCGGTGATGCGCGCGAACGACGGCGCATGGGTCGGCTGGGTGGGGCAGCCGGACGTCGAGGTGGACCCCTTCGACAACGAGGGCATCCACATCGTCCCGGTCCCGCTCAGCACGAGCGAGGTCGAGGAGTACTACGAGGGCTTCAGCAACGACACGCTCTGGCCGCTCTACCACGACGTCATCGAGCACCCGAGCTACCACCGCGACTGGTGGAACTCCTACAAGGGCGTCAACAAGCGCTTCGCCGAGCAGATCGCCGAGATCGTCGAGCAGGACGGCATCGTCTGGGTGCAGGACTACCAGCTGCAGCTCGTCCCGGCGCTCCTCCGCGAGCTCCGCCCGGACCTGACGATCGGCTTCTTCAACCACATCCCGTTCCCACCGGTCGGCATCTACGCGCAGCTGCCGTGGCGTGCGCAGATCCTCGACGGCCTGCTCGGGGCGGACGTGATCGGGTTCCAACGGCACGACGACGCCAGCGACTTCCTCCGCGCGGTGCGGCACATCAAGGGCTACACGACGAAGGGCTCGACGATCGACGTCCCCGTCGACGACCCGAACGCCCCGCGGAGCCGCAAGGGCGTCACCGTCCGCCACGTCGAGGCACGGCACTTCCCGATCTCGATCGACGCCGAGAGCTTCGAGGAGATCGCCCGCCGCCCCGAGGTGCAGGAGCGCGCCCGCGAGATCCGGCAGGGGCTGGGTAACCCGAAGACCGTGCTGCTCGGCGTCGACCGGCTCGACTACACCAAGGGCATCCGGCACCGCATCAAGGCCTTCGGCGAGCTCATCCAGGACGGCCGGGTCAAGGTCGAGGACGCCACGCTCGTGCAGGTCGCGAGCCCGAGCCGGGAGCGTGTCGACACGTACCGGATGCTCCGCGACGAGATCGAACTGAGCGTCGGGCGGCTGAACGGCGACCTCGGCACGATCACGCACCAGCCGATCTCGTACCTGCACCACGGCTACCCGCGGGAGGAGATGGTGGCGCTCTACCTGGCCGCGGACATCATGCTCGTGACCGCGCTCCGGGACGGCATGAACCTCGTCGCGAAGGAGTACGTCGCCACCCGCTTCGACAACGACGGCGTGCTGATCCTCTCCGAGTTCGCCGGCGCCGCCGACGAGCTGAAGCAGGCGGTGATCATCAACCCGCACGACATCGGCGCCCTGAAGGACTCGATCCAGCGTGCCATCGAGATGCCGAAGCGCGAGCGCTCGACGCGGATGCGCGCGCTCCGGAAGCGCGTCCGCGACAACGACGTCGCCCGCTGGTCGCGCTCGTTCCTCGAGGCACTCGACCGGCACGCTCCGCGCAACGCGCGGATCGACCCGACCGGTGCGGAACGGCACCGCGAGGCCCAGACCGACAACATGTCGATCTTCGACCAGGACGCGCAGACCGCGCGTGCAGCGGAGGACACCCGGGAGGCCCGTGATGCGTGA
- a CDS encoding glycine betaine/L-proline ABC transporter ATP-binding protein: MAPPESRHASAPDTPATAPAVRVRDITKVFGRRPAEAVRRLAAGASRDDVREFGSAAVIDASFDVQPGEIFVVMGLSGSGKSTLIRMLNGLLEPTAGTVEIGGRTVTKAAPKEIRDIRRSSVSMVFQHFALLPHRTVIENVAYGLEVNGVEKSERLRKAREVIDLVGLDVWADAKPDELSGGMQQRVGIARALAAETDVLLMDEAFSALDPLIRREMQEQLVDLQQRLGKTIVFITHDLNEAMFLGDRIAVMRDGRIVQIGSPEDILTDPANDYVAQFVQDVDRARVLTASSVMEPARAVVPLTAGPRGALRVMRDLQTAAVFVTGRGRKLEGWVRDRHVMRQVKAGDTNLDAIVNTEFAQVAPDTALTDLFELAVESPLPIAVVDDEQRLLGVVPRVTLLAALGNVPTTTSPIQTLEPVTRISNDDLDETLAATTEGDHA; the protein is encoded by the coding sequence ATCGCCCCACCCGAGAGCCGGCACGCATCCGCGCCGGACACCCCTGCGACGGCACCCGCTGTCCGGGTCCGTGACATCACCAAGGTCTTCGGGCGACGCCCCGCCGAGGCGGTTCGCCGTCTCGCTGCCGGCGCCTCCCGCGACGACGTCCGCGAGTTCGGCTCCGCGGCCGTCATCGACGCGTCGTTCGACGTCCAGCCAGGCGAGATCTTCGTCGTCATGGGCCTGTCCGGCTCCGGCAAGTCGACCCTCATCCGGATGCTGAACGGGCTGCTCGAGCCGACCGCCGGCACCGTGGAGATCGGCGGCCGCACCGTCACCAAGGCGGCGCCGAAGGAGATCCGCGACATCCGCCGGTCGAGCGTGTCGATGGTCTTCCAGCACTTCGCCCTGCTGCCGCACCGCACGGTGATCGAGAACGTCGCGTACGGCCTCGAGGTCAACGGTGTCGAGAAGTCCGAGCGACTCCGCAAGGCCCGCGAGGTCATCGACCTCGTCGGGCTCGACGTCTGGGCCGACGCCAAGCCGGACGAGCTCTCCGGCGGCATGCAGCAGCGCGTCGGCATCGCCCGTGCACTCGCCGCCGAGACCGACGTCCTGCTGATGGACGAGGCGTTCAGCGCCCTCGACCCCCTCATCCGTCGCGAGATGCAGGAACAGCTCGTCGACCTGCAGCAGCGTCTCGGCAAGACGATCGTGTTCATCACGCACGACCTCAACGAGGCGATGTTCCTCGGCGACCGGATCGCCGTGATGCGCGACGGACGCATCGTGCAGATCGGGTCCCCGGAGGACATCCTCACGGACCCGGCGAACGACTACGTCGCGCAGTTCGTGCAGGACGTCGACCGCGCCCGCGTGCTCACCGCCTCGAGCGTCATGGAACCGGCCCGCGCCGTCGTCCCGCTCACCGCGGGCCCGCGTGGCGCGCTCCGCGTCATGCGCGACCTGCAGACCGCCGCCGTCTTCGTCACCGGCCGCGGCCGGAAGCTCGAGGGCTGGGTCCGCGACCGGCACGTGATGCGCCAGGTCAAGGCCGGCGACACGAACCTCGACGCGATCGTGAACACCGAGTTCGCCCAGGTCGCACCGGACACGGCCCTCACCGACCTGTTCGAGCTCGCCGTCGAGTCGCCGCTGCCCATCGCGGTCGTCGACGACGAGCAACGGCTGCTCGGCGTCGTGCCGCGCGTGACGCTCCTCGCCGCCCTCGGCAACGTCCCGACGACGACGAGCCCGATCCAGACGCTCGAGCCCGTCACCCGGATCTCGAACGACGACCTCGACGAGACCCTCGCCGCGACCACGGAAGGAGATCACGCGTGA
- a CDS encoding glycine betaine ABC transporter substrate-binding protein yields the protein MMQRTKRTIAAAALAAATAVGLSACMPPGYYGATGNVANGDQKSMSIVVFNGWDEDTAASQLWKYVLEEKGYDVQLTNADVAPAYQGLSSGDYDVVLDTWLPNTHKQYMDKYGDQLTDLGAWNEQASLELAVPEYSKIDSIEDLEANASDFGNKIIGIEPAAGETAVVQDKVIPQYGLGSMDFVTSSTPAMLADLKASIAKQEDVVVTLWRPHWAYDAFPIKDLKDPKGALGKNEEIHTIAKKDFASDFPQASKWMRDFSMDSDTLYSLENALVNSGAKASEYPAITKKWASEHQDYVDSLTSSK from the coding sequence ATGATGCAGCGGACCAAGCGCACCATCGCCGCAGCGGCCCTCGCCGCGGCCACCGCCGTCGGCCTGAGCGCCTGCATGCCCCCCGGGTACTACGGCGCGACCGGCAACGTCGCGAACGGCGACCAGAAGTCGATGTCGATCGTCGTCTTCAACGGCTGGGACGAGGACACCGCAGCCAGCCAGCTCTGGAAGTACGTCCTCGAGGAGAAGGGCTACGACGTCCAGCTCACGAACGCCGACGTCGCCCCCGCCTACCAGGGGCTGTCGTCCGGTGACTACGACGTCGTGCTCGACACGTGGCTGCCGAACACGCACAAGCAGTACATGGACAAGTACGGCGACCAGCTCACCGACCTCGGTGCCTGGAACGAACAGGCGTCGCTCGAGCTCGCCGTGCCCGAGTACTCGAAGATCGACTCCATCGAGGACCTCGAGGCGAACGCGTCGGACTTCGGGAACAAGATCATCGGCATCGAGCCGGCCGCCGGTGAGACCGCGGTCGTGCAGGACAAGGTGATCCCGCAGTACGGCCTCGGCTCGATGGACTTCGTCACGAGCTCGACGCCGGCGATGCTCGCCGACCTCAAGGCCTCGATCGCGAAGCAGGAGGACGTCGTCGTGACGCTGTGGCGTCCGCACTGGGCGTACGACGCGTTCCCGATCAAGGACCTGAAGGACCCGAAGGGCGCGCTCGGCAAGAACGAGGAGATCCACACCATCGCCAAGAAGGACTTCGCCAGCGACTTCCCGCAGGCGTCGAAGTGGATGCGGGACTTCTCGATGGACTCCGACACGCTCTACTCGCTCGAGAACGCGCTGGTCAACAGCGGGGCGAAGGCGAGCGAGTACCCGGCGATCACGAAGAAGTGGGCGTCGGAGCACCAGGACTACGTGGACTCGCTCACGTCGTCGAAGTAA
- a CDS encoding mechanosensitive ion channel domain-containing protein gives MDILLRLLVSIGFALLVTAVASLVLHLVFRALGRHERWAASLSRRTKHPTRTLLLVALLWTAFASSIPATSAYEWRATVSHVFLVVTIGVGTWFACGLAIFLESLGLHKYRVDVPDNRVARRIRTQVLILRRLTVAVLVIIGVGAILLTFPGVEAAGASVLASAGLISVIAGLAAQSTLGNVFAGMQLAFSGSIRVDDVVVVEQQWGRIEEITLTYVVVHLWDDRRFVLPSTYFTSTPFENWTRTNSELLGAVEFDLDWRVRPGEMRVELDRILSRTELWDQRVKVLQVTDAVQGYVRVRVLATSHDAPSLFDLRCYIREELVDWIQRTHPDALPIQRVQMVDEVAPRRRTASTASDSALFTPDQDDRAALFTGPIQTAHIPRSEQ, from the coding sequence ATGGACATCCTCCTCCGACTCCTCGTCTCGATCGGGTTCGCCCTGCTCGTGACCGCCGTCGCCTCGCTCGTCCTGCACCTCGTCTTCCGGGCGCTCGGGCGCCACGAGCGCTGGGCGGCCTCCTTGTCCAGGCGCACGAAGCACCCCACCAGGACGCTCCTGCTCGTGGCGCTGCTCTGGACGGCGTTCGCGTCCTCGATCCCCGCGACGTCCGCGTACGAGTGGCGCGCGACCGTCTCGCACGTGTTCCTCGTCGTCACGATCGGCGTCGGCACGTGGTTCGCCTGCGGCCTCGCGATCTTCCTGGAGAGCCTCGGGCTCCACAAGTACCGCGTCGACGTGCCGGACAACCGCGTCGCCAGGCGGATCCGCACGCAGGTCCTCATCCTCCGCCGACTCACCGTCGCCGTCCTCGTGATCATCGGCGTCGGCGCGATCCTGCTGACGTTCCCCGGGGTCGAGGCCGCCGGTGCCAGTGTCCTCGCCTCCGCCGGGCTCATCTCGGTGATCGCTGGTCTCGCGGCGCAATCGACGCTCGGCAACGTGTTCGCCGGCATGCAGCTGGCGTTCTCCGGCTCGATCCGGGTCGACGACGTCGTCGTGGTCGAGCAGCAGTGGGGGCGCATCGAGGAGATCACCCTGACGTACGTCGTCGTGCACCTGTGGGACGACCGCCGGTTCGTGCTGCCCTCGACCTACTTCACATCGACGCCGTTCGAGAACTGGACCAGGACGAACAGCGAACTGCTCGGTGCCGTGGAGTTCGACCTGGACTGGCGGGTGCGCCCGGGGGAGATGCGCGTCGAGCTCGACCGGATCCTGTCCCGCACCGAGCTCTGGGACCAGCGCGTGAAGGTGCTGCAGGTCACCGACGCGGTGCAGGGGTACGTGCGGGTCCGGGTGCTCGCGACGTCGCACGATGCCCCGTCCCTGTTCGACCTGCGCTGCTACATCCGCGAGGAACTCGTCGACTGGATCCAGCGCACCCACCCGGACGCGCTCCCGATCCAGCGCGTGCAGATGGTCGACGAGGTCGCGCCGCGCCGGCGGACCGCGTCGACGGCGTCCGACTCCGCGCTCTTCACACCCGACCAGGACGACCGCGCAGCGCTCTTCACCGGTCCGATCCAGACCGCGCACATCCCGCGGTCGGAGCAGTAG
- a CDS encoding proline/glycine betaine ABC transporter permease, translated as MITPGTNSFGDFHLPLGSWVSAVVTWITTYLSGFFDVVRYVFTWMDAWMEYFLSTPPFWVVTLVLVALAFALKGWKLALGSAIGLLFIVSVGQWTNAMDTLALVIVAAGLAVVFSIPLGVWAARSDAASRVIRPVLDFMQTTPAFVYLIPALLLFRVGVVPGIVATIVFAMAPGVRLTELGIRGVPSEVVEAGAAFGSSPWRILRQIQLPLAKASIMAGVNQVIMLSLSMVVIAGMVGAGGLGEQIVASLNRIDVGLGAEAGLSVVVLAILLDRLTAALGGDAGGASRPWRRKQKPASIAAPVQAAATAAPATASTTPDRQPVDA; from the coding sequence GTGATCACCCCCGGCACGAACTCCTTCGGGGACTTCCACCTGCCCCTCGGCAGCTGGGTGTCCGCCGTCGTCACCTGGATCACGACGTACCTCTCCGGGTTCTTCGACGTGGTCCGCTACGTCTTCACCTGGATGGACGCGTGGATGGAGTACTTCCTCTCCACCCCGCCGTTCTGGGTCGTCACCCTGGTCCTCGTCGCGCTCGCCTTCGCCCTGAAGGGCTGGAAGCTCGCCCTCGGTTCCGCGATCGGCCTGCTGTTCATCGTCAGTGTCGGGCAGTGGACGAACGCCATGGACACCCTGGCGCTCGTCATCGTCGCCGCCGGGCTCGCGGTCGTCTTCAGCATCCCGCTCGGGGTCTGGGCCGCGCGCTCCGACGCCGCCAGCCGGGTGATCCGCCCCGTGCTCGACTTCATGCAGACGACCCCGGCGTTCGTCTACCTGATCCCGGCGCTGCTGCTCTTCCGCGTCGGCGTCGTCCCCGGCATCGTCGCGACGATCGTCTTCGCGATGGCTCCTGGGGTCCGGCTCACCGAGCTCGGCATCCGCGGCGTCCCGAGCGAGGTCGTCGAGGCCGGCGCCGCGTTCGGCTCCAGCCCGTGGCGCATCCTCCGCCAGATCCAGCTGCCCCTCGCCAAGGCCAGCATCATGGCCGGCGTCAACCAGGTCATCATGCTGTCGCTCTCGATGGTCGTCATCGCCGGCATGGTCGGCGCCGGCGGCCTCGGGGAGCAGATCGTCGCATCGCTGAACCGCATCGACGTGGGGCTCGGAGCGGAGGCCGGTCTGTCGGTCGTGGTCCTGGCGATCCTGCTGGACCGCCTGACCGCAGCGCTCGGCGGCGACGCTGGGGGAGCCTCCCGGCCGTGGCGTCGCAAGCAGAAGCCGGCGTCCATCGCCGCGCCCGTGCAGGCCGCCGCCACGGCGGCACCAGCCACCGCGAGCACCACCCCCGACCGCCAGCCCGTCGACGCATGA
- a CDS encoding SLC13 family permease, which produces MRQAVIGAGLLVVGAVCVALGLLPLPELAELADRVVPVLGFVLGLTIVSELAADAGVFDRLADVAARIGGGRTIGLWGAVVVLAVLCTVFLSIDTTAVLLTPIVIALARRVGLPPMPFALTTVWLANTASLLLPVSNLTNLLAVDRIGLDGPIPFAGLMVWAALAGVVVPCAVLLVVFRGRLFGRYTPVDVRRPADPVFFTAASVVLVALVVALTAGVTVWIAALAAAVVLVVVAAFRAPGELRPSRVPWSTLVFAAGLFVVVETLHATGVTDPIVRALSGGTDTGSLLLLAGAGGVAANVMDNLPAYLVLEPAAGHEALRYAALLIGVNAGCLITPWASLATLLWHARLSAEGIRLSWGKYMALGCVVAPLTVVAGVLALGV; this is translated from the coding sequence GTGCGTCAAGCCGTCATCGGGGCAGGTCTGTTGGTCGTCGGCGCCGTGTGCGTCGCACTCGGGCTGCTCCCGTTGCCCGAACTCGCCGAGCTCGCCGACCGGGTCGTGCCCGTGCTCGGGTTCGTGCTCGGGCTCACGATCGTGTCCGAACTCGCCGCCGACGCCGGCGTGTTCGACCGCCTCGCGGACGTCGCCGCACGCATCGGCGGTGGGCGGACCATCGGGCTGTGGGGAGCGGTCGTCGTCCTCGCCGTCCTGTGCACGGTGTTCCTGTCGATCGACACCACCGCGGTGCTGCTCACCCCGATCGTGATCGCCCTGGCCCGTCGGGTCGGGCTCCCGCCGATGCCGTTCGCGCTGACCACCGTGTGGCTCGCGAACACCGCGTCACTCCTGCTCCCCGTCTCGAACCTGACGAACCTGCTCGCCGTCGACCGCATCGGGCTCGACGGGCCGATCCCGTTCGCCGGGCTCATGGTGTGGGCGGCGCTCGCCGGCGTCGTCGTGCCGTGTGCCGTGCTGCTGGTCGTCTTCCGCGGGCGGTTGTTCGGCCGGTACACGCCCGTCGACGTCCGTCGCCCGGCCGACCCGGTGTTCTTCACCGCCGCGTCGGTGGTGCTCGTCGCGCTCGTCGTCGCGCTCACCGCCGGGGTGACGGTCTGGATCGCGGCACTCGCGGCCGCTGTGGTGCTCGTGGTCGTCGCGGCGTTCCGCGCACCGGGCGAGCTGCGGCCGTCGCGGGTGCCGTGGTCGACGCTGGTGTTCGCCGCCGGGCTGTTCGTCGTGGTCGAGACGCTGCACGCCACCGGGGTGACCGACCCGATCGTGCGCGCGCTTTCCGGCGGCACCGACACCGGGTCGCTGCTGCTCCTCGCCGGTGCCGGCGGGGTCGCCGCGAACGTGATGGACAACCTGCCCGCGTACCTGGTGCTCGAGCCGGCCGCCGGCCACGAGGCCCTCCGCTACGCGGCGCTGCTCATCGGGGTGAACGCCGGGTGCCTCATCACGCCGTGGGCATCCCTCGCCACGCTCCTCTGGCACGCTCGGCTGTCCGCCGAGGGCATCCGGTTGTCGTGGGGGAAGTACATGGCGCTCGGCTGCGTCGTCGCGCCACTGACGGTGGTCGCCGGCGTGCTCGCCCTGGGGGTGTAG
- the ilvD gene encoding dihydroxy-acid dehydratase codes for MPDIDVKPRSRVVTDGIEATTSRGMLRAVGMGDEDWEKPQIGIASSWNEITPCNLSLDRLAQGAKEGVHGGGGYPLQFGTISVSDGISMGHEGMHFSLVSREVIADSVETVVNAERLDGTVLLAGCDKSLPGMLMAAARLDLASVFLYAGSVMPGYVKQADGSMKEVTIIDSFEGVGACKAGTMSEEELKKIECAIVPGEGACGGMYTANTMASVAEALGMSLPGSAAPPSADRRRDYYAHRSGEAVVNMLEHGITARQILTKEAFENAIAVAMALGGSTNVVLHLLAIAHEAEVELSLDDFNRIGSKVPHLADMKPFGKYVMVDVDRNGGIPVIMKALLDAGLLHGDCMTVTGKTVAENLAEIDPPELDGEVFRKLDNPIHETGGLTILQGSFAPEGAVVKTAGFDASVFEGPARVFDRERSAMDALTEGRIQKGDVVVIRYEGPKGGPGMREMLAITAAIKGAGLGKDVLLLTDGRFSGGTTGLCIGHIAPEAVDAGPVAFVRDGDRIRVDIAARSLDLLVEPAELEARRDGWAPLPPRYTRGVLAKYAKLVQSAAKGAVTG; via the coding sequence ATGCCTGATATCGACGTCAAGCCGCGGAGCCGAGTCGTCACCGACGGGATCGAAGCAACCACCTCGCGTGGGATGCTGCGTGCCGTCGGGATGGGGGACGAGGACTGGGAGAAGCCGCAGATCGGCATCGCCTCGTCCTGGAACGAGATCACCCCGTGCAACCTGAGCCTCGACCGGCTCGCCCAGGGCGCCAAGGAAGGCGTCCACGGCGGCGGCGGGTACCCCCTGCAGTTCGGCACCATCTCGGTGTCGGACGGTATCTCGATGGGCCACGAGGGGATGCACTTCTCCCTCGTCTCCCGTGAGGTCATCGCCGACAGCGTCGAGACCGTCGTGAACGCCGAGCGCCTGGACGGCACCGTCCTGCTCGCCGGCTGCGACAAGTCGCTCCCCGGCATGCTCATGGCCGCCGCGCGGCTCGACCTCGCGAGCGTCTTCCTCTACGCGGGGTCGGTCATGCCCGGCTACGTGAAGCAGGCCGACGGCTCGATGAAGGAAGTCACGATCATCGACTCCTTCGAGGGCGTCGGCGCGTGCAAGGCCGGCACGATGAGCGAAGAAGAGCTCAAGAAGATCGAGTGCGCGATCGTCCCCGGCGAAGGTGCCTGTGGCGGCATGTACACAGCGAACACCATGGCCTCGGTCGCCGAGGCGCTCGGGATGTCGCTCCCCGGCTCCGCCGCGCCGCCCAGCGCCGACCGCCGCCGCGACTACTACGCGCACCGCTCCGGCGAGGCCGTCGTGAACATGCTCGAGCACGGCATCACCGCCCGACAGATCCTGACGAAGGAGGCGTTCGAGAACGCCATCGCCGTCGCCATGGCACTCGGGGGCTCGACCAACGTCGTGCTGCACCTCCTCGCGATCGCGCACGAGGCCGAGGTCGAGCTGAGCCTCGACGACTTCAACCGCATCGGCTCCAAGGTCCCGCACCTGGCGGACATGAAGCCCTTCGGCAAGTACGTCATGGTCGACGTCGACCGCAACGGCGGCATCCCCGTGATCATGAAGGCGCTGCTCGACGCCGGCCTGCTGCACGGCGACTGCATGACCGTGACGGGCAAGACCGTCGCCGAGAACCTCGCCGAGATCGACCCGCCGGAGCTCGACGGCGAGGTGTTCCGCAAGCTCGACAACCCGATCCACGAGACCGGTGGCCTGACGATCCTGCAGGGCTCCTTCGCGCCGGAGGGCGCCGTGGTGAAGACCGCGGGCTTCGACGCATCGGTGTTCGAAGGGCCGGCGCGCGTGTTCGACCGCGAGCGCTCGGCGATGGACGCCCTCACCGAGGGCAGGATCCAGAAGGGCGACGTCGTCGTCATCCGGTACGAGGGCCCCAAGGGCGGCCCCGGCATGCGTGAGATGCTCGCCATCACCGCGGCCATCAAGGGCGCTGGCCTCGGCAAGGATGTACTACTCTTGACCGACGGACGATTCTCAGGCGGCACAACCGGCCTGTGCATCGGCCACATCGCACCGGAAGCAGTGGACGCAGGTCCAGTTGCATTCGTGCGCGATGGCGACCGCATCCGTGTCGACATCGCGGCTCGCTCGCTCGACCTACTGGTCGAGCCTGCCGAGCTGGAAGCCCGCCGTGACGGCTGGGCTCCGCTGCCCCCGCGCTACACCCGCGGAGTCCTCGCGAAGTACGCCAAGCTCGTGCAGTCCGCCGCCAAGGGCGCGGTCACGGGCTAG
- a CDS encoding magnesium transporter CorA family protein — translation MVSTRSWRNGSAAERDFPVERVSDLVAEDDTFVWIDYTDPSAADLEHVEVELGIHALAVEDAVERGQRPKLDRYRDSLFLVVYDIAGRNADGSVVVHEVKAFVTPRALVTIHGADFDIGEVSSRLDANADQADHGVPWLVWGLLDAVVDHASAVVEDIEQDIDELEDDLFERGNPREQQIQRRSFALRKGLGVIRRLVVPTKDSVASLLHGDAETIADGIRPYFRDVEDHLVSIADSADQLRDAVSSVLDTNLNLASNRQNTVMKKVTSWAAIIAIPTAITGFFGQNVTFPGEGQWGGLFVSVALIVVSSLVLYRVFKHRDWL, via the coding sequence ATGGTCAGCACTCGCTCGTGGCGGAACGGATCGGCAGCCGAGCGGGACTTCCCCGTCGAACGCGTCTCGGACCTCGTCGCCGAGGATGACACGTTCGTCTGGATCGACTACACGGACCCGTCCGCGGCGGACCTCGAACACGTCGAGGTCGAACTCGGCATCCACGCGCTCGCCGTCGAGGACGCGGTCGAACGCGGGCAGCGCCCGAAGCTCGACCGGTACCGCGACAGCCTGTTCCTGGTCGTCTACGACATCGCCGGGCGGAACGCGGACGGCTCGGTCGTCGTGCACGAGGTCAAGGCGTTCGTCACCCCCCGCGCGCTCGTCACGATCCACGGTGCCGACTTCGACATCGGCGAGGTCTCGAGTCGCCTCGACGCGAACGCCGACCAGGCAGACCACGGGGTGCCGTGGCTGGTGTGGGGGCTGCTCGACGCGGTGGTGGACCACGCGTCCGCGGTGGTCGAGGACATCGAGCAGGACATCGACGAGCTCGAGGACGACCTGTTCGAACGCGGCAACCCCCGCGAGCAGCAGATCCAGCGCCGGTCGTTCGCGCTCCGGAAGGGACTCGGGGTGATCCGTCGGCTGGTCGTCCCGACGAAGGACAGCGTCGCGTCCCTGCTCCACGGGGACGCCGAGACGATCGCCGACGGCATCCGTCCGTACTTCCGCGACGTCGAGGACCACCTGGTGTCGATCGCCGACTCCGCCGACCAGCTGCGGGACGCGGTGTCGAGCGTGCTGGACACGAACCTCAACCTGGCGTCGAACCGGCAGAACACCGTGATGAAGAAGGTGACGAGCTGGGCGGCGATCATCGCGATCCCGACCGCCATCACGGGGTTCTTCGGGCAGAACGTGACGTTCCCCGGCGAGGGGCAGTGGGGCGGCCTGTTCGTCTCCGTGGCGCTCATCGTCGTGTCGAGCCTGGTGCTCTACCGCGTGTTCAAGCACCGCGACTGGCTGTAG
- the otsB gene encoding trehalose-phosphatase, with amino-acid sequence MRDQSTNVDETAAPELDTALADLAASSTLLVALDFDGTLAPFADDPGQVGALPGSWAAVLTLQRAKDTEVVLVSGRPLDSLARVTQAPEDMSLVGSHGVEWRVDGHDQEALTAEEHDRVVRIGAALDAVGERFPGVVIEHKPAGHGVHTRRVSAEVAAEANAAASAAAHEADADVLERGGKDILEFAVRHVTKGDAIDRLRELRGAEAVFFAGDDVTDEDAFRVLRDGDVGVKVGEGDTLAGHRVADPAALTDVLKQLARLRAVR; translated from the coding sequence ATGCGTGACCAGTCCACGAACGTCGACGAGACGGCGGCTCCGGAGCTCGACACGGCCCTCGCGGACCTGGCGGCGTCCAGCACGCTGCTGGTCGCGCTGGACTTCGACGGCACGTTGGCGCCATTCGCCGACGACCCCGGTCAGGTCGGTGCCCTGCCGGGGAGCTGGGCGGCGGTCCTGACGCTGCAGCGCGCGAAGGACACCGAGGTGGTGCTCGTCTCCGGCCGCCCGCTCGACTCGCTCGCCCGGGTCACGCAGGCGCCGGAGGACATGTCGCTCGTCGGCTCGCACGGCGTGGAGTGGCGCGTCGACGGCCACGACCAAGAGGCACTGACCGCCGAGGAGCACGACCGCGTCGTGCGGATCGGTGCGGCGCTCGACGCCGTCGGGGAGCGCTTCCCCGGGGTCGTCATCGAGCACAAGCCGGCAGGGCACGGCGTGCACACGCGCCGGGTGAGCGCCGAGGTCGCGGCCGAGGCGAACGCCGCAGCGAGTGCGGCGGCGCACGAGGCCGACGCCGACGTCCTCGAACGCGGCGGCAAGGACATCCTCGAGTTCGCTGTGCGACACGTCACCAAGGGCGACGCCATCGACCGGCTCCGCGAGCTCCGTGGTGCCGAGGCGGTGTTCTTCGCCGGGGACGACGTCACCGACGAGGACGCCTTCCGGGTGCTCCGCGACGGCGACGTCGGTGTGAAGGTGGGGGAGGGCGACACGCTCGCCGGCCACCGGGTCGCCGATCCGGCGGCCCTGACCGACGTCCTGAAGCAGCTCGCGAGACTGCGTGCGGTGCGCTGA